In the Insulibacter thermoxylanivorax genome, one interval contains:
- the spoIIIAE gene encoding stage III sporulation protein AE → MTKHTSSLDWRLILAVTASAMIWLAARVYADIPQQVPEVQMDLLDTDQVERYWEQLLHEYGGYIPGRHPPSLMEMIRGEGFSIGQILGALLRLLFHEVLYNGSLLVSIIILTVFSMILETMQSTFEHNTVSKIAYSISYIVLIVLAVNSFHTAIEYARQAIGDMIEFMLAMVPLLLTLLAAMGGIASVSILHPLIVFMIHAVGTLIHTVVFPLLFFSAVLYIVSSLSDKYRVTYLANFLRNISIALLGIVLTVFLGVISVQGATTAVADGVTLRTAKYITGNFVPVVGRLFSDAADTVLSASVLVKNAVGIVGVVIIVLLCAFPAVKILTLALIYNISAAVMQPLGESPIVSCLQTIGKSMIYVFAALASVGLMFFLAVTIIITLGNVSVMIR, encoded by the coding sequence ATGACGAAGCATACAAGTTCACTCGATTGGCGGCTGATCCTCGCGGTGACGGCATCGGCCATGATCTGGCTTGCCGCTCGGGTTTACGCCGATATCCCGCAGCAGGTCCCCGAAGTGCAGATGGATCTCTTGGATACCGATCAAGTGGAGCGATATTGGGAGCAGCTGCTGCATGAATACGGAGGCTATATTCCCGGGAGACATCCGCCGAGCTTGATGGAAATGATCCGCGGCGAGGGTTTCTCCATCGGACAGATCCTGGGCGCTCTCCTCCGGCTTCTGTTCCATGAAGTGCTGTACAACGGAAGCCTGCTCGTTTCGATCATCATCCTGACGGTGTTCAGCATGATCCTAGAGACGATGCAATCGACTTTTGAACACAACACCGTCAGCAAGATCGCCTATTCGATCTCTTATATCGTACTCATCGTCTTAGCCGTGAACAGTTTCCATACGGCCATCGAATATGCCCGCCAAGCGATCGGCGATATGATCGAATTCATGCTGGCCATGGTGCCGCTCCTGCTTACTCTGCTGGCTGCGATGGGCGGCATTGCCTCGGTATCGATCCTGCATCCGCTCATCGTCTTCATGATCCATGCGGTGGGCACGTTGATCCATACCGTGGTGTTCCCGCTGCTGTTCTTCTCTGCCGTGCTCTATATCGTAAGTTCCTTGTCAGACAAATATAGGGTGACCTATCTGGCGAATTTCCTGCGCAATATCAGCATCGCCCTGCTCGGCATCGTTCTGACGGTCTTCCTCGGCGTGATCTCGGTACAGGGGGCAACCACCGCCGTAGCCGACGGCGTGACCCTGCGCACGGCGAAGTACATCACCGGCAACTTCGTGCCCGTCGTCGGCCGCTTGTTCTCCGATGCGGCGGATACGGTACTCAGCGCATCTGTGCTTGTCAAGAATGCCGTTGGCATCGTCGGCGTTGTCATCATCGTGCTGCTGTGCGCTTTCCCCGCGGTGAAGATCCTGACCTTAGCGCTGATCTACAACATCTCGGCAGCGGTGATGCAGCCCCTCGGCGAGAGCCCGATCGTAAGCTGCCTGCAGACGATCGGCAAGAGCATGATCTATGTGTTCGCCGCCCTCGCCTCCGTTGGCTTGATGTTCTTCCTGGCGGTGACGATCATCATCACCCTGGGGAATGTGTCGGTGATGATCCGATGA
- the spoIIIAF gene encoding stage III sporulation protein AF codes for MIDWLAGWLREIVLVVLFAAVADMLLPTNGLQRYIKVVISLFILLTILSPVLTLLRSDFNFTEVDAQLNRWQESNLQGSSDEKITRDAERLRRANEQQTARWVEERLAEMMTADLIEQGYTEVQEVQAEIELSPSGHAKIRKVEVYLRAETEEDSIQPQGSEASEPIAQIRPIEPVMIEIRLDDQVQEEKRSGDGDAPYASPLTRQIRQVIAAGWQVAPEQIVFHEAAR; via the coding sequence ATGATCGATTGGCTGGCCGGCTGGCTGCGTGAGATCGTCCTCGTCGTCTTGTTCGCTGCCGTCGCCGATATGCTGCTGCCGACGAATGGCTTGCAGCGCTATATCAAGGTCGTCATCAGCTTGTTCATCCTGCTGACGATCCTTTCCCCGGTCTTGACGCTGCTTAGATCGGACTTCAACTTTACGGAGGTCGATGCGCAGCTGAACCGCTGGCAGGAATCGAATCTGCAAGGAAGTTCAGACGAGAAGATCACGCGGGATGCGGAGCGGCTGCGGCGGGCGAATGAACAGCAGACGGCGCGCTGGGTGGAAGAGCGGCTGGCGGAGATGATGACGGCGGATCTGATCGAGCAGGGATATACAGAGGTCCAGGAAGTGCAGGCAGAGATCGAACTTTCGCCCTCGGGGCACGCGAAGATCCGCAAGGTTGAGGTATATCTGCGGGCGGAAACCGAGGAGGACAGCATACAGCCGCAAGGAAGCGAAGCGTCTGAGCCGATCGCACAGATTCGCCCCATCGAACCGGTGATGATTGAGATTCGGCTTGACGATCAAGTACAGGAAGAGAAGCGAAGCGGGGATGGAGATGCACCTTATGCCTCGCCGCTGACACGGCAGATTCGCCAGGTGATCGCTGCCGGCTGGCAAGTCGCACCCGAGCAAATCGTCTTTCATGAGGCTGCCCGCTAA
- the spoIIIAG gene encoding stage III sporulation protein AG, whose product MIKLLSWLEERLGGGKDGAKRVRTFQWLIIMGLAGAALMILNSFIRVEEISDEPSRLPAGDAEQTVFLNQSQEKDNPFTEYERKYENRLKEILEKIVGVGSVDVMVTIESTEESVVYRDYHESEQETNERDDQGAQRHITSVTRDGTIVLYTVSGESRPIILKLIKPQIRGVIVVANGAENSVVKQMLSEAVQRGLNVPPARISILPRKTQ is encoded by the coding sequence TTGATCAAGCTGCTCAGTTGGTTAGAAGAACGATTAGGCGGGGGCAAGGACGGCGCCAAGCGGGTGCGAACCTTTCAATGGTTGATCATCATGGGGCTGGCCGGCGCTGCACTGATGATCCTGAATTCCTTCATTCGCGTCGAGGAGATCAGCGATGAACCTTCCCGCCTGCCGGCGGGCGATGCAGAGCAGACCGTATTTCTCAATCAGTCGCAGGAGAAGGACAATCCATTCACCGAGTATGAGCGGAAGTATGAGAACCGCCTCAAGGAGATCCTCGAGAAGATCGTCGGTGTCGGCAGCGTGGATGTGATGGTGACGATCGAATCGACGGAGGAAAGCGTCGTCTACCGGGATTATCATGAATCAGAGCAGGAGACAAACGAGCGGGATGATCAGGGAGCACAGCGTCATATCACCAGCGTGACGAGGGATGGAACGATCGTGTTGTATACGGTCTCGGGCGAAAGCCGGCCGATCATCCTCAAATTGATCAAGCCGCAGATCCGCGGTGTGATCGTCGTCGCCAATGGGGCAGAGAATTCCGTCGTGAAGCAGATGTTGTCGGAAGCGGTGCAGCGCGGATTGAATGTGCCGCCTGCGCGCATCTCCATCCTGCCGCGGAAGACGCAATGA
- a CDS encoding SpoIIIAH-like family protein — MNTRKQKIWLISMLSLMVILSAYYLFTDDLNQLDDAKLAQGEGTTAEDLGAAYDSQFTGGGEFLLSDEEILAEVESLQASAHLMDQFDSWQYARDQQLKEKFDEIHGIVTDPAQSSETMAQAYEQLHQLEEQHHIIQSIEEQLMEEFANAIITPQDNGEYHVRIMAEHLEKSQAVSIIETVAEQLGISNRDVFVTVIN, encoded by the coding sequence ATGAATACGAGAAAACAGAAAATCTGGCTCATCTCGATGCTCAGCCTGATGGTGATTCTGTCAGCATACTACCTCTTCACCGATGACCTGAACCAACTGGATGATGCGAAACTGGCGCAAGGGGAAGGCACTACAGCGGAAGATCTGGGAGCGGCCTATGATTCGCAGTTCACCGGTGGCGGGGAGTTCCTGCTGAGCGATGAAGAGATCCTGGCCGAAGTGGAGAGCCTGCAGGCGAGCGCACATCTCATGGATCAATTTGATTCGTGGCAGTATGCGCGGGATCAACAGTTGAAGGAAAAGTTCGATGAGATCCACGGGATCGTCACCGATCCGGCGCAGTCCTCTGAGACGATGGCTCAGGCCTATGAGCAGCTGCATCAGCTTGAGGAGCAGCATCACATCATCCAAAGTATAGAGGAACAGTTGATGGAAGAGTTCGCCAATGCGATCATCACGCCGCAGGATAACGGGGAATATCATGTGCGCATCATGGCGGAGCACCTGGAGAAGAGCCAAGCGGTGAGCATCATCGAGACGGTTGCCGAACAGCTGGGCATCAGCAACCGCGATGTCTTCGTGACGGTGATCAATTAG